CCTCGGTTCGCTGCGGTCCTGCTGTAGGACCATGATCTGGCGCCGCTCGGTCCTTGCAGGGACGCGGCTCGCCCGGAGCGGGAGCGGCTCGGCGGGCCGGCTTGGCGGGGCGGCCTCCAGGTACGGGGCGCGGCCGGCAGGGCGGGCTCAGCGAGGCGCGGAGACGGGGCGCCACCTGGGCCCCAAGTCCATCCAGCTGGGCCCAAAAGGGTGCGGAGAGGATGGTGCTCTGAGCGCCTGACGGGTCCTGGAACTCGGGGTGCGAACACTGGAGTCGCGTCCGCTGGGACCCGCCCTGCCCCGATGGTTGCCATTGGGGATTTCAGCCGGACGGGGCGTCATGTCAGTCTGCACACCCCGAATGCTGCACGGGGCGTCCCGGGCTGCAGTTACTTGCTGCTGCGTCTGCAGGTCCATCTGCTAAcgctgcagggaggccaggggcgCTTCCTGCTGAGTGGCCGCGTCTCCGAGGGTCGGGGCTGCCACATTGCTGTGCAGGTCGCCTCGGGCTGCACCGGGGACAGTGCTTTCCCTGCGCTGCCCGCTCCCCATAACCATTGGCTACGGGCAGGCATGGGGGCCCGCTCTCAGGCTGATGTGGGCTCGCCCCCACGGTCCTGGCCGTCCTGCCAGCTGGCACGTCTGTGCGGCCGCTGTGCATCCCTGCATCCGCCTGGGATCCCCTCCCACCCGCTTCATCCTGCAGCTTTGACCAGTTTGCAGGTCTGGGAACCCTGGAGCTTTCTGTGCTGAGCTAGAAAGATGCTGATCACCTGGGTAACATTGAGGCCCCCGAGGGTGTGTTTTTCCAAGGACATGCGTCCCTGGGGCAGTTCGCCTTTTGCCTGCTCAGCACGCAGTAGGCGCTCCAGGCCCCTGGCGTGGCTCGAGGGGCTTGGTTGTTGGCGGAGGGAACCTCCCCTGCAGTGTGACCTTTTCTGTCTGATGAACCGCCACCTTCACAATTCCTCCTAGGATGGGGACCAGCACGTCGTCGCCGTGGGGGAAGCCGGCAGCCGCTCCCCTGAGTCAGATCCaggtgagtggggtgggaggcgggCGCAGGATGCTGTGCACAGCCCAGTCCAGAGAGTTCCCTCAGGACATCCCTCTGGTCTGCGTGTCTTCCTTCGCTGGCAGCCGACAAGGCAGTCCTGtcctccttccctgtccctcACCACTGACCACTGCCCCCCTCATCACAGTCCCGCCTTTCACGTCTTTGGCGAAAACCGTCTTCACGCACAGCTGTCACGTAACCGCAATGCCAGGACCTCTGTGAGGAGCTGCCTCTTAAAGTGAGGGCAGAGTCAGGAGCTGTTCAGCAAGGATGGGcttgagggaaggagagagttcCAGAACGTCTGGCCCTGTGCTCTGTTTCAGCTCACCCTGGAATCTCTTTCTTCATCCatgtttgtgtttaattttttaattgtttttagagaggaacGGGGagtagagatagaaatataaatgatgagaatcatcaatcagctgcctcctgcatgccccacactggggatccagcccacaactcaggcatgtgctctgaccaggaatcgaaccatgacctcctgattcataggtaatgctcaaccactgagccttgctggccGGGCCAAAGCCTGCCATTTAAGAGAAATCATGCATCAGTCCTCACCACTGACAGTTGAGGCAGGTGAGGAGTTAACCCCTGAACACATCCTGAATGTCTGAGAAGTAGAATAACAGCGAGGATGTGCCTGGACTGTGGAACCAGACACCCTAGGTTCAAATCCCGGCTCTGCCGCTGAGTAGCTGGGGACCACAAGTAAGTTATTTCCCTTCTCCGGGCCTCACTCTCCTCGGTGTGGAGTGGAGAACGGCAGGACCTCTCTCAGGGTTGAGGGAAGGCTTCACTGAGCGGGTGAAGGTCACATGTTGAGTGTTGTGTCCCGCACACAGGTGTTTGCCGCCTATGAATTGGCTGCCGCTGTTAGGGCTCCGTGCCAACACTTCCCATCTGTTGCACCCTTTGTTCCTAATAGTGTTCCTTGGAAAGGAATACTATTACCCTCTAGCCACCGATGAGAAAGGAGGCGATGGAGACTTAGTCTGAGCCCTGAATCGGTCCTGAGACCCCAACATTCATACCCTTTCACGCTATCACCATTTCTTTCCAGAAGATGACGTCTGGCATTGAAatgatttgtttgtttgattcCAGGAAACCATTTCTGATAACTGTGTGGTGATTTACTCAAAGACATCTTGTTCCTACTGTGACATGGCCAAGAAGCTCTTCCAGGACATGAACGTGACCTACAAAGCGGTGGAGCTGGACCTGCTGGAGTACGGAAGCCAGTTTCAGGACGCGCTGGACAAGATGACTGGCGAGAGAACCGTGAGTCCGTGCTCTGTGGTGCTTCCCCCGCAGAGTGGGTGCTGACCCTCGTGTTAGGGAACAGGACCCGGACATTCTCTGAAAATCTGACATTGATAAAGAAATGGCAGATCTGGGAACCAGACTCATagaagaggaaagaggggagTTAATtcgttttatttttatccttcaagagcgtgtgtgtgtgtgtgtgtgtgtgtgtttgactgGACAGTACAGACCAGAGCTCTTAGGTGACTGTTTCAATAGGAGTGCTTTAGTGCTCTATGTgtgtagattcttttttttttttttaatttatttcagaaagacagggagagggagagagagatagaaacatcaatgatgagagagaatcattgatgggctgcctcctgcatgccctacagtggggattgggcctacaatccagacatgtgccctgactgggaatcaaaccgtgacctggttcataggtcaacgctcagccactgagaaaTACCAGCCGGGCAGATTCTTGAAATTGGTGGATTTTTCCATAATATGCATTATCAGAAAAATATCCAATGTTGCCACTTAACTTCTTATGTGCGTGGAAGAAATTTGTGTACTCTTCCCGTTTAGTAAAGAACTGTAAGAAAGTTAAACATTAGCcataaccggtctggctcagtggatagagcgtcggtcctgcggactgaagggtcccaggttcgattccggtcaagggcatgtaccttggttgcgggcacatccccaatggggtggtgtgcaggaggcagctgatcaatgtttctctctcatcgatgtttctaactctatccctctcccttcctttctgtaaaaaatcaataaaatatatttttttttaaaaaagaaagttaaacatTAGTAATAATTAGAGACTTTTATATGACACTGTGATTAGGTGGAAGGGCTTGGAGTCTCAGATGGTCCTaaatttaaatcccagctctatcACTGACTGATTTTGATCTTGTACAAGTAACTGCCTCATTTCCCTCCAAAATAAGGCTAACAACTATAACTCGGTGTGGAAAGATTGAAATAGGTAATTTGGGAAAGAGCTTTCTTAGTGTCGTGCGGGGCCCATAACAGTACCCAGACGTGAGCATCCATCATTATTACGGGCAGTGCTGTCTGCTGCTGACACTGGGTGACACCTGATCTTCTGTTTACCCGACAGGTGCCAAGAATATTTGTCAATGGGACTTTCATCGGAGGTGCCACCGACACCCACAGGCTTCACCAGGAAGGGAAATTGCTCCCTCTGGTCCAtcagtgttatttaaaaaaaggcaacagGCATTTTGGCGACAGTGTTTGAGGACGTCTCAATGTGTGAACAGTCCTCATGAAAACGTTGTTAAAATGATGAACAATAAATCGCTGTGGAAACCTCATCTTCCTGCTTGCCATTTTTTGAGCAAAAGAGATGGTGTTTAAAACTGGAGGAAGGGAGTGGTGTCGAAAGGAAAGGATGTGTTTCCTTGGGGATTTACAGATTTGGTGTTCTTTATTATGTATACTGTTCCGAAGGAGTTCACTCCTTACCTTTTACAGGGTTTACTGATGAGGACTGATGtgtaatttctctttaaaatgtaagGCTCTCACTGATACGGTTGTGAACGTGGCAGGGACG
This sequence is a window from Eptesicus fuscus isolate TK198812 chromosome 24, DD_ASM_mEF_20220401, whole genome shotgun sequence. Protein-coding genes within it:
- the GLRX2 gene encoding glutaredoxin 2 isoform X2, producing MIWRRSVLAGTRLARSGSGSAGRLGGAASRMGTSTSSPWGKPAAAPLSQIQETISDNCVVIYSKTSCSYCDMAKKLFQDMNVTYKAVELDLLEYGSQFQDALDKMTGERTVPRIFVNGTFIGGATDTHRLHQEGKLLPLVHQCYLKKGNRHFGDSV
- the GLRX2 gene encoding glutaredoxin 2 isoform X1, with protein sequence MGSGSRAYLQAAHPGCDVTNTETCPTGSSEAAVILRMGTSTSSPWGKPAAAPLSQIQETISDNCVVIYSKTSCSYCDMAKKLFQDMNVTYKAVELDLLEYGSQFQDALDKMTGERTVPRIFVNGTFIGGATDTHRLHQEGKLLPLVHQCYLKKGNRHFGDSV
- the GLRX2 gene encoding glutaredoxin 2 isoform X3, giving the protein MEADRMGTSTSSPWGKPAAAPLSQIQETISDNCVVIYSKTSCSYCDMAKKLFQDMNVTYKAVELDLLEYGSQFQDALDKMTGERTVPRIFVNGTFIGGATDTHRLHQEGKLLPLVHQCYLKKGNRHFGDSV